Proteins encoded in a region of the Isosphaeraceae bacterium EP7 genome:
- a CDS encoding AAA family ATPase, producing MAKVINLRVENILGLAKAEAKPNGKSVTIGGENGQGKSSLQNALKMILGGKDFVPAEPVKRGAEKGTGHLVLDNGFEIDFEVMPDRKTKLKIRQQGNTKFTSDSVTLLKELFGSLSFDPGEWMAMPPKAKLETLRKLTGLDFTEFNAKRDEAYESRTEHGRELKRLEGQLSGLAWHEDAPKAEVSIVDLTRELDAAQSAIATHDKQVAAVEALEKSVRERDEQIEDIDADLARLEAKKKSLAEKRAADASRAEKGKALTDSFQRPDVEAIRARQATVEATNRKVRENGQRAAVQAELTAAMQAVAKLTKQIESVDAEKAKLLAGAKLPVEGLRFDEDSIRFKDSPWEQCSEAEQWDVATAISFALNPQGVVFMSRSGGLDKRSRARVMQRAAERGVQLFLEAVDDAQDVQIVIHHGEVVADRLEPAASEANEVHG from the coding sequence ATGGCAAAGGTAATCAATCTGCGGGTAGAGAACATTCTCGGGCTCGCGAAAGCAGAAGCGAAGCCGAACGGCAAATCGGTGACCATCGGCGGCGAGAACGGTCAGGGCAAGAGCAGCCTTCAGAACGCGTTGAAGATGATTCTCGGGGGCAAGGACTTCGTGCCAGCGGAGCCGGTGAAGCGTGGCGCCGAGAAGGGCACGGGGCACCTGGTGCTCGACAACGGTTTTGAAATCGACTTCGAGGTCATGCCCGACCGGAAGACGAAGTTGAAGATTCGCCAGCAGGGGAACACGAAATTCACGTCGGACTCGGTGACGCTCCTGAAGGAGTTGTTCGGCTCGCTGTCGTTCGACCCCGGCGAGTGGATGGCGATGCCTCCCAAGGCGAAGCTCGAGACCCTCCGGAAGCTGACTGGCTTGGACTTCACCGAGTTTAACGCGAAGCGAGACGAGGCATACGAGAGCCGCACCGAGCACGGCCGCGAGTTGAAGCGGCTCGAGGGCCAACTCAGCGGGCTGGCGTGGCATGAGGACGCCCCGAAGGCGGAGGTGTCAATCGTGGACCTGACTCGCGAGCTCGACGCCGCCCAATCGGCCATCGCGACCCACGACAAGCAGGTCGCCGCGGTCGAGGCCCTGGAGAAGAGCGTTCGCGAGCGTGACGAGCAAATCGAGGACATCGACGCGGACCTCGCTCGTCTGGAGGCGAAGAAGAAATCCCTCGCCGAGAAGCGGGCAGCCGACGCGAGCCGCGCCGAGAAGGGCAAGGCCTTGACCGACAGCTTCCAGCGACCCGACGTCGAGGCCATCCGGGCACGCCAAGCCACCGTTGAGGCGACGAACCGCAAGGTCAGGGAGAACGGGCAACGTGCGGCGGTGCAGGCCGAGCTGACAGCGGCGATGCAAGCCGTGGCCAAGCTGACGAAGCAAATCGAATCTGTGGACGCGGAGAAAGCCAAACTGCTCGCGGGCGCGAAGCTGCCGGTCGAGGGCCTCCGGTTCGACGAGGACTCCATCCGGTTCAAGGATTCGCCCTGGGAGCAGTGCAGCGAAGCCGAGCAATGGGACGTCGCGACGGCCATCTCGTTTGCCCTGAACCCGCAGGGCGTGGTGTTCATGTCGCGGAGCGGCGGGCTGGACAAGCGAAGCCGGGCTCGGGTGATGCAGCGGGCGGCCGAGCGGGGCGTGCAGCTCTTTCTCGAAGCGGTCGACGATGCCCAAGACGTGCAGATCGTCATCCACCACGGCGAGGTCGTAGCGGACCGCCTGGAACCGGCGGCCAGCGAGGCGAACGAGGTCCACGGGTAG
- a CDS encoding JAB domain-containing protein, whose amino-acid sequence MDHFTIREVTVNYRGPKRKAGSITEPWLAAEFIRKVLPNNSQEHFIAVYLAGDHSPIAYSVVHTGTAICSPASSREVLQRGCLLGACGLIVAHNHPSGASDPSPQDRDITEKLRQAAELVGMKLLDHLVVTETEFTSIIH is encoded by the coding sequence ATGGACCATTTCACGATTCGAGAAGTCACGGTGAATTACAGGGGGCCGAAGCGAAAGGCGGGGTCGATTACCGAGCCTTGGCTCGCTGCCGAGTTCATCCGGAAGGTTCTGCCGAACAACTCCCAAGAGCACTTCATCGCGGTCTACTTGGCTGGCGACCATTCTCCGATTGCTTACTCAGTTGTTCATACCGGGACGGCGATTTGCTCACCAGCGAGTTCCCGAGAAGTGCTTCAACGCGGGTGCCTGCTCGGAGCTTGCGGGCTCATCGTGGCCCACAACCACCCCTCTGGGGCTTCTGACCCGTCCCCGCAGGACCGCGACATTACCGAGAAGCTTCGGCAAGCGGCCGAGCTGGTCGGAATGAAGCTGCTCGACCACCTCGTTGTGACTGAAACCGAGTTCACGAGCATCATTCACTGA